The following are encoded in a window of Pongo abelii isolate AG06213 chromosome 16, NHGRI_mPonAbe1-v2.0_pri, whole genome shotgun sequence genomic DNA:
- the LOC134760247 gene encoding E3 ubiquitin-protein ligase HERC2-like gives MVKDGEIVYTGTESTQNGELPPRKDDSVESSGTKKEDLDDKEKKDETPAPVYRAKSILESWGCSWNTRHERARSIPLQDQHLALAILLELAVQRGTLSQMLSAILLLLQLWDSGAQETDNERSAQGTSAPLLPLLQRFQSIICRKDMPHSNGDIFCLAL, from the exons atggttaaAGATGGAGAAATTGTATACACTGGAACTGAATCAACCCAGAATGGAGAGCTCCCTCCTAGAAAAG ATGATAGTGTCGAATCAAgtggaacaaagaaagaagatctggatgacaaagagaaaaaagatgaaactcCTGCACCTGTATATAGGGCCAAGTCAATTCTGGAGAGCTGG GGATGTTCATGGAACACCAGGCACGAAAGGGCCAGAAGCATCCCCCTGCAGGACCAGCACTTGGCCCTGGCCATCCTGCTGGAGCTGGCTGTGCAGAGAGGCACGTTGAG CCAAATGTTGTCTGCCATCCTGTTGTTGCTTCagctgtgggacagcggggcacAGGAGACTGACAATGAGCGTTCTGCCCAGGGCACCAGTGCCCCACTTTTGCCCTTGCTGCAAAGGTTCCAGAGCATCATTTGCAGGAAGGATATGCCTCACTCCAACGGCGATAT CTTTTGTCTGGCCCTCTGA